From Cytophagales bacterium, a single genomic window includes:
- a CDS encoding peroxiredoxin — translation MKTETEDKAPDFELPDQHGNSVRLSDLTGTKNIVLYFYPKDDTPGCTIEAKAFRDNYEVFTEQGAMVIGISSDSEDSHKNFCAKYDLPFTLLSDQGGKVRKRYGVTKTLGFFPGRVTYIIDKQGIIRHIFDSQLNPQQHIDEALKILKTMNKDQL, via the coding sequence ATGAAAACGGAAACAGAAGATAAAGCACCGGATTTTGAACTTCCTGACCAACATGGCAATAGCGTACGGTTATCTGATTTAACGGGCACAAAAAATATAGTACTTTATTTTTACCCCAAAGATGATACCCCCGGGTGCACCATTGAGGCAAAAGCTTTCAGAGATAATTATGAAGTCTTTACCGAACAAGGAGCAATGGTAATTGGAATTAGTTCAGATTCGGAAGATTCGCATAAAAATTTTTGTGCAAAATACGACCTGCCTTTTACTCTACTGAGTGATCAGGGAGGCAAAGTTAGAAAACGATATGGAGTGACTAAAACATTAGGGTTTTTTCCAGGGAGGGTGACTTATATAATTGATAAGCAAGGAATTATCCGCCACATTTTTGATTCTCAGTTAAATCCCCAGCAACATATTGATGAAGCACTGAAAATTCTTAAAACTATGAATAAAGATCAATTATGA
- a CDS encoding T9SS type A sorting domain-containing protein: MVQKILLLLLLFINQLFACYTHGFGWSGECFAQAIRSMGAAPSVAPDTQYKNYFQEAYLNYPDIPGGLLEAIAYTNTRIRHIIPASPSLPPLTPSPPESENRRIGETENRKTKRFTDSPIHPFTDSVRNSGRRDLGGTALSCTGLPAYYGVMGLVLDGKGYFRNNLELVSNLSGIAVEDIINDPRQNILAYAAAFSSLINSKNIHTANPVDYITIIVELSELHVDSKIARPENSVVNPKEIPRSAIPIGSIPQAGSKATGFRPARNDNTVNDFAINSHIYSVLTLLNDSEFCSAFNIPDHNINLQKVFGKNNYRVLSSKEVMINNNTVTGDDNIQYKIKSPNQPCIDYPGVTWVPADPSNYSSRAGTLISAVVIHDIEGSYAGAISWFQNPAANVSAHYVLRSLDGQITQMVCEVDKGWHVGSENPYTIGLEHEGYAGQPGWYTQVMYQASADLVKDICNDYGINPLRTYSGPACSGSSSSCLLGGCIKIKGHQHYPNQTHTDPGIYWDWKYFYQLINDSMVVTTYTASSDTFYDSGGPASNYADDERSFWLISPAGAASVTLTYLSFDLETDWDYLYIYDGTTVDDPLTGVYTGTNSPGTITAQSGSFLIEFRSDCNTNNPGWEAAWTSDTIPLACPLPTNLTESNMAAFTTDLTWDTVAGALGYLLKYKRNLDASWTYVNVSSNNYTLTGLASNAIYYWQVSTLCVADSSGFGGSSFNTPAAQSQTTTLCSGLFRDSGGELGTYFNNEDHLFTISPAGAASITVSFTFFDIELNWDYLYIHDGPGTASPQIPGSPFTGTNSPGTIVSSGGDITFRFTSDGSAVNPGWDAIWSCNLDSVDFLPPATSISNPGFFETTDFMATFTDADNPGGSGLDLQFYQALDLNGVEWRANDNNGFFNDHFDIAIHPDWTDTAGIWVINSGAIHQTDESQGNTNIYASLAQGSTQIYLYHWQANMNGSGVNRRSGIHFFSDDGSLPNRGNSYFVYYRVDQDKCQIYKVTNDTWAIQTNDPCILDPGVWYDFKVIFNPATGEIKGYRDDQLVSSWIDPSPYSTGSYISLRTGNANVMYDDLKVYKVRANSELITLGSAAANDIRFQNAGPATPSCKIVSIVKDSAENWSAPAGLSVNIDWTTPADIAAINDGAAADIDTTYIAGELTANWAPSTDTNSGIAKYRYAIGTMPGDSDIVGWTDNGIVTLTDTGLTLIVGQSYYFSVKAENGAGLLSNITSSDGQVFQNPTAINEFRVSGFGLRVYPNPFDESITISYRLNEPGHIVLNIFDLPGKKIAILVDQYQFAGDHMIELDDNVVKMMKGVYVLKLSNGVSSGYVKLIKH; this comes from the coding sequence ATGGTACAAAAAATCTTACTACTTTTATTATTGTTCATAAACCAGTTGTTTGCCTGCTACACACATGGCTTTGGTTGGAGCGGAGAGTGTTTTGCACAAGCAATCCGCTCAATGGGGGCTGCTCCTTCAGTTGCACCCGATACACAATACAAAAATTATTTTCAGGAAGCATATCTTAATTATCCCGACATACCCGGGGGATTATTAGAAGCCATTGCCTATACCAATACCCGAATCAGGCATATTATCCCTGCCAGCCCCTCCCTCCCCCCTCTAACTCCAAGCCCCCCTGAATCGGAGAACCGGAGAATCGGAGAAACGGAGAACAGGAAAACGAAGCGATTCACCGATTCACCGATTCACCCATTCACCGATTCGGTAAGGAATAGTGGCAGGAGGGATTTAGGGGGGACTGCTCTAAGCTGCACAGGTCTGCCTGCTTACTACGGTGTAATGGGGCTTGTGCTGGATGGTAAAGGATATTTTAGAAATAACCTGGAGCTTGTTTCAAACCTTTCAGGAATAGCTGTAGAGGATATTATCAACGACCCTCGTCAGAATATTTTGGCTTATGCAGCGGCATTTTCGTCACTAATAAACTCCAAAAATATTCACACTGCAAATCCAGTGGATTATATCACAATTATTGTTGAGTTGAGTGAATTACACGTGGATTCAAAAATCGCGCGCCCCGAGAACTCGGTGGTAAATCCAAAGGAGATTCCTCGCTCAGCCATTCCCATTGGCTCCATCCCTCAGGCTGGCTCGAAAGCCACTGGCTTTCGCCCTGCCCGGAATGACAATACGGTTAATGATTTTGCAATTAATTCGCATATTTATTCAGTATTGACTTTATTGAATGATAGTGAGTTTTGTTCAGCATTTAATATTCCGGATCATAACATTAACCTGCAAAAAGTTTTTGGAAAGAACAATTACCGTGTCTTATCTTCCAAAGAAGTAATGATCAACAATAATACGGTTACCGGTGATGATAATATTCAATATAAGATCAAATCACCAAATCAACCGTGCATAGATTATCCAGGTGTGACTTGGGTTCCGGCCGACCCCTCCAACTATTCTTCAAGGGCTGGTACACTAATTTCTGCTGTTGTTATTCACGATATTGAAGGATCTTATGCGGGAGCCATTTCCTGGTTTCAGAATCCGGCTGCTAATGTATCTGCTCACTACGTATTACGTTCTTTAGACGGACAGATCACGCAAATGGTTTGCGAAGTTGATAAAGGCTGGCACGTTGGTTCAGAAAATCCATATACCATTGGGTTGGAGCATGAAGGATATGCCGGCCAGCCCGGTTGGTACACACAGGTAATGTACCAGGCTTCGGCAGACCTTGTAAAAGATATCTGCAATGACTACGGGATTAATCCTTTAAGAACGTATTCCGGGCCTGCCTGTTCCGGCAGCAGCTCAAGCTGCCTGCTTGGGGGATGTATTAAAATCAAGGGACACCAGCATTATCCAAATCAAACGCACACCGACCCGGGTATTTACTGGGACTGGAAATATTTTTACCAGTTGATCAATGATAGTATGGTTGTTACTACCTACACGGCCTCATCCGACACATTTTATGACAGCGGAGGGCCGGCTTCCAATTATGCTGATGATGAACGATCCTTCTGGCTGATCAGCCCGGCCGGAGCTGCTTCGGTGACTCTAACCTACCTTTCTTTTGACCTGGAAACAGACTGGGATTACTTGTATATTTATGACGGAACCACGGTAGATGATCCGCTGACAGGCGTTTATACCGGCACCAATTCACCCGGGACGATCACTGCACAAAGCGGCTCTTTTTTGATCGAATTTCGTTCGGACTGCAACACCAACAATCCCGGCTGGGAAGCTGCCTGGACATCAGACACGATTCCCCTGGCATGTCCTCTACCGACCAACCTCACTGAAAGTAATATGGCTGCTTTTACCACAGACCTGACCTGGGACACTGTGGCAGGTGCATTGGGGTATCTTTTAAAATACAAACGAAATCTTGATGCCTCCTGGACTTACGTAAATGTTTCATCCAATAATTATACCCTGACAGGCCTTGCCTCCAATGCCATTTATTACTGGCAGGTTTCTACATTGTGTGTAGCTGATTCTTCCGGCTTTGGTGGTTCCTCCTTTAACACGCCTGCTGCCCAATCACAAACAACAACATTATGCTCGGGTTTATTCAGAGATTCAGGCGGTGAATTGGGAACCTATTTCAATAATGAAGACCATCTATTTACCATTTCTCCTGCTGGCGCTGCTTCAATCACTGTGTCCTTTACTTTTTTTGATATTGAATTGAATTGGGATTATTTATATATACATGACGGCCCAGGTACAGCCTCGCCACAAATTCCCGGAAGTCCTTTCACCGGTACCAATTCGCCCGGTACCATCGTTTCTTCGGGCGGTGATATTACCTTCAGGTTTACATCAGATGGTTCAGCAGTAAACCCGGGTTGGGATGCCATTTGGAGCTGCAATTTAGACTCTGTTGACTTTTTGCCTCCCGCCACATCAATCAGTAATCCGGGTTTTTTTGAAACAACCGATTTCATGGCAACGTTTACGGATGCAGATAATCCCGGAGGCAGCGGCCTTGATCTGCAATTTTACCAGGCGCTTGATCTCAATGGCGTTGAATGGAGAGCCAATGACAATAATGGTTTCTTTAATGACCATTTTGACATTGCCATTCACCCGGATTGGACGGATACTGCCGGTATCTGGGTGATCAATTCAGGCGCCATTCATCAAACGGATGAAAGCCAGGGAAATACCAATATTTATGCTTCATTAGCTCAGGGTTCTACACAAATATATTTGTACCACTGGCAGGCAAACATGAACGGCTCAGGTGTTAACCGGAGAAGCGGCATTCATTTCTTCTCTGATGACGGCTCGCTGCCCAACAGGGGAAATTCATATTTCGTGTACTACCGCGTTGACCAGGATAAATGCCAGATCTATAAAGTAACAAATGATACCTGGGCCATTCAAACCAATGACCCCTGTATTTTAGACCCCGGTGTGTGGTATGACTTTAAGGTGATCTTTAATCCTGCCACAGGGGAAATAAAGGGGTATCGTGATGATCAACTCGTATCTTCGTGGATTGATCCTTCACCATATTCTACCGGAAGTTATATATCATTGAGAACAGGCAATGCCAACGTGATGTATGATGACCTGAAAGTATATAAAGTTAGGGCCAATTCCGAATTGATCACCCTTGGCTCTGCAGCTGCCAATGACATCAGGTTTCAAAATGCAGGCCCGGCCACACCATCCTGTAAAATAGTCTCTATTGTGAAAGATTCGGCAGAAAATTGGTCTGCCCCTGCCGGATTAAGTGTAAACATAGACTGGACTACACCTGCTGACATTGCTGCTATTAACGATGGCGCTGCTGCCGATATTGATACCACCTACATTGCCGGGGAGCTTACCGCTAACTGGGCCCCTTCAACCGACACCAATTCAGGTATAGCAAAATACCGGTATGCCATAGGTACTATGCCCGGAGACAGCGACATCGTTGGCTGGACAGATAATGGTATAGTTACTTTGACAGATACCGGCTTAACCCTGATCGTTGGGCAGTCCTATTATTTTTCTGTGAAGGCCGAAAACGGTGCAGGCCTGTTGTCAAATATTACTTCCTCTGACGGGCAGGTATTTCAAAACCCCACTGCTATAAATGAGTTTCGGGTTTCGGGTTTCGGGTTACGGGTTTATCCGAATCCTTTTGATGAAAGCATTACTATTTCATACCGGTTGAACGAGCCGGGACATATTGTGCTGAATATTTTTGATTTGCCGGGTAAGAAAATAGCTATTTTGGTTGATCAGTATCAATTTGCAGGGGATCATATGATTGAACTTGATGATAACGTAGTAAAAATGATGAAAGGGGTGTACGTTTTAAAATTGAGTAATGGCGTGAGTTCCGGGTATGTTAAATTGATAAAACATTAG
- a CDS encoding YceI family protein, with translation MKKTFTQWNRTSLIFCLAGFVILCLAAFTFNWSKDINSGIAYQDNPDLSEAVGTWGIDASNSTIGFKIGNMWVMNVKGTMGGLKGQVVIAKNISESIIELFLKPGTINTGIKKRDNHLKSDDFFDVEKYSSITFKGSRISQVDKGYIAKGDLTIKDVTKTVEVPFNYNGLEEKNGTMVAKFSGKVTIDRKDFHLDDYGGMGVDDEAVVSFTIEAKKL, from the coding sequence ATGAAAAAAACATTTACACAATGGAATCGCACAAGCCTGATATTTTGCTTAGCAGGTTTCGTAATTCTGTGCCTTGCTGCATTTACTTTTAATTGGAGTAAAGATATAAATTCCGGTATCGCATACCAGGACAATCCTGATCTGTCAGAGGCAGTTGGTACATGGGGAATTGATGCCAGCAATTCAACCATCGGTTTTAAAATCGGAAACATGTGGGTAATGAATGTCAAGGGTACAATGGGAGGGCTGAAGGGACAAGTTGTTATTGCAAAAAATATCAGCGAGTCAATTATTGAATTGTTTTTAAAGCCCGGAACGATAAATACAGGTATAAAAAAGCGGGATAATCACCTGAAAAGCGATGATTTTTTTGATGTTGAAAAATATTCTTCAATTACTTTTAAAGGCAGTCGTATTAGCCAGGTGGATAAAGGGTATATCGCAAAAGGGGATCTGACCATTAAAGATGTTACCAAAACCGTTGAAGTTCCATTTAATTACAACGGTTTGGAGGAAAAGAACGGAACCATGGTAGCGAAGTTTTCGGGTAAAGTTACAATTGACAGAAAAGATTTCCACCTGGATGATTATGGCGGGATGGGGGTGGATGATGAAGCCGTTGTAAGCTTCACCATAGAAGCAAAGAAATTATAA
- the ygiD gene encoding 4,5-DOPA dioxygenase extradiol gives MNRIEFLKAIGLGTLAMGTIKLSSFAKSLKELPESDEKMPVLFCGHGSPMNAIEDNDFTKSLGKLAARIPTPKAILCISAHWLTRGTYVNGSVNPKMIYDFSGFPQELYKVKYSSHGSPALAKEVQSLVKKTEVKWDTDWGYDHGTWAILRRLYPKADIPLFQMSIDYYKPAQYHYDLARELASLRKKGVLIIGSGNITHNLSIFDFSDINAKPFDWAVEFDEKIKDALLDGNYQALIDYRDWGKISKLAHPTPDHYYPLIYSIALREKNETITFPYEGFHHASASMRCVRIGD, from the coding sequence ATGAATCGCATAGAATTTTTAAAAGCAATTGGGTTAGGAACCTTAGCAATGGGAACAATAAAATTGTCATCTTTCGCTAAATCTTTAAAGGAATTACCCGAATCAGATGAAAAAATGCCTGTTTTGTTTTGTGGGCACGGGTCGCCTATGAATGCCATTGAGGACAATGATTTTACAAAAAGTCTTGGAAAGTTAGCAGCCCGGATACCGACTCCCAAAGCGATACTCTGTATCTCAGCACATTGGCTGACAAGAGGCACTTATGTGAATGGTTCTGTCAACCCAAAAATGATCTATGATTTCTCCGGTTTTCCGCAGGAACTCTATAAAGTGAAATATTCTTCTCACGGCTCACCGGCATTGGCAAAGGAAGTACAATCCCTTGTGAAAAAGACGGAGGTAAAATGGGATACCGATTGGGGCTACGACCATGGTACCTGGGCGATTTTGAGGCGATTATATCCTAAAGCGGATATACCTCTTTTTCAAATGAGCATTGATTATTACAAACCTGCTCAATATCATTATGACCTCGCAAGGGAATTAGCGTCCCTCCGGAAAAAAGGAGTATTAATTATAGGAAGCGGTAACATTACTCATAATTTAAGCATATTTGATTTTTCAGATATAAATGCCAAGCCCTTTGATTGGGCAGTAGAGTTTGATGAAAAAATAAAAGATGCTTTGCTTGATGGCAACTACCAGGCCCTGATTGATTATCGCGATTGGGGCAAAATTTCAAAATTAGCGCATCCTACACCAGATCATTACTACCCTTTAATTTACAGTATTGCATTACGGGAAAAAAATGAAACAATTACTTTTCCCTATGAAGGTTTTCACCACGCTTCCGCCTCAATGAGATGTGTTAGGATAGGTGATTAA
- a CDS encoding PorT family protein yields the protein MKNLKLSLLALTCFVNYSFAQNNKPATPTGSTKKPDIPGNLIFDIGFNQWANVPEDIELNIWKSKGLNIYYMYEIELGTEKLTFNPGFGVGLDNYNFEKENTLIYKGIDTLDNKILIFSNDTFNTDRTYKKSKLSVNYIDIPIEFMYRSHKEKKKAFMFALGGKIGLLIQAHTKVKYKKDGETIKEKLHSNFFIEPFRYGVTTRIGYGGLNLFGYYSLSKMFKKDKAPEMTPLMLGFTLMI from the coding sequence ATGAAAAATCTAAAATTATCTTTACTAGCCTTAACTTGCTTTGTAAATTATTCATTTGCTCAGAATAATAAACCAGCTACTCCCACGGGTAGTACCAAAAAACCCGATATACCAGGTAATCTTATTTTTGATATCGGTTTTAATCAATGGGCCAATGTTCCTGAAGATATTGAGCTGAACATCTGGAAATCAAAGGGTTTGAACATTTATTATATGTACGAAATAGAGTTAGGTACTGAAAAGCTTACTTTTAATCCGGGTTTCGGTGTGGGATTGGACAATTATAATTTTGAAAAAGAAAACACTTTGATCTATAAAGGTATAGATACGCTGGATAATAAAATACTAATATTTTCTAATGATACTTTCAACACTGATCGTACCTATAAAAAATCCAAATTATCAGTAAATTATATTGACATACCTATAGAATTTATGTACAGAAGTCATAAAGAAAAGAAAAAAGCATTTATGTTCGCACTGGGCGGTAAGATTGGTTTGCTTATCCAGGCACATACCAAAGTGAAATATAAGAAAGACGGTGAAACTATCAAAGAAAAATTACATAGTAATTTTTTCATAGAACCCTTCAGATATGGTGTTACCACCAGGATAGGTTATGGGGGGCTGAACCTGTTTGGTTATTACAGCCTGTCAAAAATGTTTAAGAAAGATAAAGCCCCTGAGATGACGCCATTAATGCTTGGATTTACTTTAATGATTTAG
- a CDS encoding Fic family protein produces the protein MRKTEHPPASWMKYRYINEGIKLLRDSTFQSLIKNINERYLYWDEVKYQKLQQKKDAKILWAAIKFSRAIHAKHLKFGKYNFKFNLTDFIQKKLHEFDLNIGGQLGTKSVIPKEDKKRYLISSIMEEAIASSQIEGAVTTRKKAKEMLRKSKKPRNKSEQMIVNNYLTIKHIAEIQNESLTIDKLFEIHELITSRTLDDSNDEGAYRENNDVNVIDATDGEIIHTPPDYKEVPKLMEELFSFFNEKNNDQFIHPIIKGCIIHFMIGFIHPFVDGNGRCARALFYWFLLRSGYWLTEYLSISRLIVKSKTQYALSFIHSEIDENDLTYFINYKLKTMNLAYESLREYIQRKINEKKRFIHFQRIKGLNERQAMIIKWIYEEPDILLTVKEVETRLNVSNQTGRNDLTELVNKGYLEIIQTNKKTKAFYMSPGFEQLIKRELPTT, from the coding sequence ATGAGAAAAACTGAACACCCCCCTGCTAGCTGGATGAAATACAGATACATTAATGAAGGAATTAAACTGCTTAGGGATAGTACGTTTCAGTCATTAATAAAAAATATTAATGAAAGGTACCTTTACTGGGATGAGGTAAAATATCAAAAACTGCAGCAAAAAAAGGACGCAAAAATTCTATGGGCAGCAATCAAATTCAGTCGTGCGATTCATGCCAAGCATTTGAAATTTGGGAAATATAATTTCAAATTCAATTTAACCGATTTTATTCAGAAAAAGCTTCACGAATTCGATTTAAATATTGGAGGTCAATTGGGAACAAAAAGCGTAATCCCAAAAGAGGATAAAAAAAGATACCTGATTAGTTCTATAATGGAAGAGGCAATTGCTTCAAGCCAAATTGAGGGAGCCGTTACTACCAGGAAAAAAGCTAAAGAAATGCTCAGAAAAAGTAAAAAACCAAGAAATAAATCTGAGCAGATGATCGTAAATAATTACTTAACAATTAAACATATAGCTGAAATACAAAATGAGTCTTTAACCATTGATAAGCTATTTGAAATTCATGAGTTAATTACAAGTCGAACATTAGACGACTCAAATGATGAAGGAGCTTACAGAGAAAATAATGACGTAAATGTAATTGACGCAACAGACGGTGAAATTATTCATACTCCACCTGATTACAAAGAGGTGCCAAAACTAATGGAGGAGTTATTTTCCTTCTTTAATGAAAAGAACAATGATCAATTCATCCATCCAATTATTAAAGGGTGTATTATTCATTTCATGATCGGTTTCATTCATCCTTTTGTAGATGGAAACGGAAGATGTGCAAGAGCATTATTCTATTGGTTCTTACTTAGAAGTGGTTATTGGTTGACTGAATATCTTTCTATTTCAAGGCTAATCGTAAAAAGCAAAACTCAATATGCTTTATCATTCATCCATAGCGAAATAGATGAAAATGACTTGACTTACTTTATTAATTACAAGCTAAAAACTATGAATTTAGCTTATGAAAGTTTAAGAGAGTATATTCAAAGAAAAATTAATGAGAAGAAACGATTTATACACTTTCAACGAATCAAAGGACTTAATGAACGCCAGGCAATGATAATAAAATGGATTTATGAGGAACCTGATATATTACTAACTGTAAAGGAAGTTGAAACCAGACTTAACGTATCTAATCAGACAGGGAGAAATGATTTAACAGAACTTGTTAACAAAGGATATTTGGAAATTATACAAACGAATAAAAAAACCAAAGCTTTTTATATGAGTCCGGGTTTTGAACAATTAATTAAAAGAGAACTACCTACAACATAG
- a CDS encoding T9SS type A sorting domain-containing protein, protein MNSKISIKNSFVAKLVALILLSGYGYANIISIPNDYPTIQQGIDAATAGDTVLVSPGTYFENIDFTGKNIIVGSLFLTTGDKSYISQTIIDGRDSSSVVTFKNGEDTTAMITGFTIRNGLGASWLNGSGGGVSCINSSPTINHNLIDSNTVSFAYGGGIYCENSSAVITRNNIIYNGGGYNFIGGGVACKGGEPYIAYNLITGSWGDSPHGIDLVNTSAKVVNNTVVYNGNGILIRDTSSVTITNTIIWGNNSQSIFIIDTVNNTVIISYSNIEGGWTGTGNMDLNPVFADTNNFDYNLQSASPCIDAGDLNSPNDPDGSRADMGALFFDQSVGINDDPFAITQGSIEVYPNPISTSATIAISGVPDNTGPVSFFLYDLFGREVKRLEGITTNKFKITRENLAIGMYFFKLQNERQIIKTGKIIME, encoded by the coding sequence ATGAACTCCAAAATAAGTATTAAAAATAGTTTTGTGGCCAAATTGGTAGCGCTTATTCTGCTATCAGGTTACGGCTACGCAAATATCATTTCCATACCAAATGATTACCCGACAATTCAGCAAGGTATTGACGCTGCAACTGCCGGGGACACGGTTCTTGTTTCACCCGGTACTTACTTTGAAAACATCGATTTTACCGGCAAGAATATAATCGTAGGCTCCCTTTTTCTAACAACAGGTGATAAATCTTACATAAGTCAAACTATAATTGATGGCAGGGATAGCAGTAGTGTAGTCACCTTTAAAAATGGAGAAGACACAACAGCAATGATAACCGGATTTACAATAAGAAACGGATTGGGGGCAAGTTGGCTGAATGGTTCAGGTGGAGGCGTATCCTGTATTAACTCCTCTCCAACTATAAATCATAATTTAATTGATTCAAATACTGTATCTTTTGCATACGGAGGTGGTATTTATTGTGAAAATTCGTCTGCTGTCATCACAAGGAATAATATTATCTATAATGGGGGTGGTTACAACTTTATTGGAGGCGGTGTCGCTTGTAAAGGCGGTGAACCCTATATAGCGTATAACTTAATAACAGGTTCATGGGGTGATTCACCACACGGTATTGATTTAGTTAATACCTCTGCCAAAGTGGTCAACAACACAGTTGTATATAACGGAAATGGAATATTAATCCGGGATACCTCGTCAGTAACTATCACCAATACAATAATATGGGGGAATAACAGCCAAAGTATATTCATAATAGATACTGTAAATAATACCGTAATAATATCATACAGCAATATAGAAGGTGGATGGACTGGAACGGGCAACATGGATCTAAATCCTGTTTTTGCAGATACCAACAATTTTGATTATAACTTGCAGTCCGCCTCACCCTGCATTGATGCTGGTGACCTTAACAGCCCGAATGACCCCGATGGTTCAAGAGCGGATATGGGTGCGCTGTTTTTTGACCAGAGCGTTGGGATCAATGATGACCCTTTTGCAATTACTCAGGGTAGTATTGAAGTGTATCCAAATCCGATCAGCACTTCAGCCACTATTGCCATTTCAGGTGTGCCGGACAATACCGGGCCGGTTTCATTTTTTCTCTACGATCTATTTGGCAGGGAAGTAAAACGATTAGAGGGTATTACGACAAATAAATTTAAAATTACAAGAGAAAACCTCGCCATTGGAATGTATTTCTTCAAATTGCAAAACGAAAGGCAAATTATTAAAACCGGGAAAATAATAATGGAATAA
- the gldH gene encoding gliding motility lipoprotein GldH yields the protein MKKITCLLLLVSFFACNPNRIYNEYEGIPGMVWESSNKLNFEVEIEDTISTHKLIIAISHGTYYIFNNLIINVTTTTPSGRQNEKRYELQLKDENGDWKALGAGDYWDIEIQVEEGIRFYETGTYKFEIEQLVADQLPMVMEVGLIIEKEDCSPDC from the coding sequence ATGAAAAAGATCACCTGTCTTTTACTATTAGTAAGTTTCTTTGCCTGCAACCCAAACCGTATTTACAATGAATACGAAGGAATCCCTGGTATGGTCTGGGAAAGCAGTAATAAACTTAACTTTGAAGTGGAGATTGAAGATACAATTTCTACCCATAAATTAATTATTGCCATAAGCCATGGAACCTATTATATTTTCAACAATCTGATCATTAACGTGACGACCACTACCCCCTCCGGCCGGCAAAATGAAAAAAGATATGAGTTGCAATTAAAAGATGAAAATGGTGACTGGAAAGCCTTAGGCGCTGGCGATTATTGGGATATTGAGATACAGGTTGAGGAAGGTATCAGGTTTTATGAAACAGGAACCTACAAATTTGAAATAGAACAGCTTGTAGCTGACCAATTACCGATGGTGATGGAGGTGGGGTTGATCATAGAAAAGGAAGATTGTAGCCCGGATTGTTGA